A region of the Phoenix dactylifera cultivar Barhee BC4 chromosome 10, palm_55x_up_171113_PBpolish2nd_filt_p, whole genome shotgun sequence genome:
GGCccattttattttggattttttgcatggatacccttctaaatatcggattttgcatgaatacccttccaaaattgatatttgcatatataccctcataaaactttgttattgtacaaatgtcCGTAATATAACGATTGTTCTAACggtgttaaaaaaattatatttatattaattataaataaataaaattttaaaattatactaTTGTCCCTGTCTTCTTTCTCCTGCTATCGGGATCGCGATCTCtttgcatgtctacccattaagggtattttagtcattttaatttgaaaccgttaattttttaacatcgTTGGATAGCATAGATACATatgtaaaaacaaaaataaaaaaaaaggataaaatgacaaaacaagtgttttacgacggtatacatgtaaatatcaatttttaaagggtattcatgcaaaattcgatatttaggaaggtattcatgaaaaaaacccttttattttttaggtTAGCTCTGGGTTTACTAAATTATAACCTGACCTAACCTAGTCTATTTGATTCTGAGGGAAATTTTAGAACCCGACCCATTTTTTAAACCACCTTGTATCTTTTCCATTTTTTGGGTCAAAATTGATGTTACATAAATCATTGTCATATCcttgagaaagaaaatttgtTAATTGTATGCAATCTTCTTGAAGATCTAATTTGAAGCAACACTTGTTTGGTAAGACTGAGCCTAATCGTGAGTTCATATCAAATAATTTTAAGATCATTGTCAGATCCATATATAGATACTTCTTAATAATGGATCTATATATTTAGGTTCATGATGGTGCAGCTTCGGACAAATTTCAAGTTCTAGGTCCATACAGCAAGCTCAAAAAGGATCTATAAAAAGCATTTGATTTCCTTGGTCTTATACTTCAATTTATCTATAAAAAGCATTTGATTTCCTTGGTCCTATACTTCAGTTTATACCACACTTGATTTTTAGTATATATTTTAATGGATTCTAAAATATTCAAGTATAAAGATTATAGGTTAACAACTACTTTACATTACATCCATTTAACAATTAGTTTGCTCAAAATCCCCAAGATTTGGACTTGAACTCCACATATAGATACTCATTAATAGTGGATCCATACAATATTTGGGCTTATGATGGTCCAAGTTTTGGACAATTTTGTGGTTTTAATCCACCTAAGTAGCTCATAAGGGatctataaaaaatatttgaatttcTTAGCCTTACTATAGTTTATACCACTTTCAAGCTTTGGATCTATCTAAACTGTTTAATGAACTATAGAATATTCAGGCATATATGATTAGACGTTAGTTTCTACTCTACCCTGCATACATTTTACTTGTAGTTTGTTATAATACTGATGAACTTGTGGCATAATTGTTGGCTCTCCGCCCCAACCCCCTACAAAGTGACCGTTCTAGGACTCAAATCCATACCAACACATACCTTAGCCTAAGTCCATTGTATGAATCAACGGACCCATTAGCACACATTAACttactatatattttttttttagtgacaAGGATACAAGCAGCCAGTAGACTATTAGTTTCTATTAGGTGGTACGTATCTTACCTGGTATGCATATTGCCACACAAAACTAGTTTGGTAGAAGAAATTTTCCACTTTAGCCATCACATGACTCCAACCCTCATCCTATACCCCACCCTCTATCCACTTGGGCTGAAGTCTAGATCCCTGGGTAGACCAAGTCTACTTTAACCATTAGATGATGCTTTGATAGTTTGAGgtctaaaaatcagcatgttcaCAATGCAATTGACTTATGTAACCTTAGCTTTATTTCACCTTCAATCCAAGTTCCATCATTGTCCTTGTATTCATATGTTTTATCAAACATGGTTTAGCCATCATATTGCgttgatttattttatgtgtACTCATTTGgttcataaaaaagaaaaaaaatataatacatgtccagaaaaaaaaaatatcttagcaaaaaaaaataaaaaaataatatatttaattaaaatttttaaaaaatattttttataaaaaaataatttttatgtccCATGGAAAAAAGTCCATGGGTACGAGAAAGATCAAAAGGTGGAGaatttggaaattttttttgtcaaaaatactttTTAAAGGGATGGAAgaagatttttttaattaaaagcataacaaatattttatatatttttaaaaaatgggtacttaattaaatataaattattttataatatactATTTTTCTATATTAAATCAGacatataaaaattaattttttaaatattgtatttttaaatattaattttttataagaatattaaaaaaaaatctttctcagCCCTAAAGAGCTTTCTATGGTAATTGGTAAATAAACCCGCGATCACTGACCTCCCACGCCAACAAACCAGACGTCGTGATGTGCACTCAAACCGCCGCCACGTCTATAAATTCccttccatttttccaccaCCGACTTCACCTCCAACCCAATCCTCCCCTCCTCATTCCCATCCCGAGGCCTCCTCCTCCCAGATCTCTTCTCTCCCAACTTCTCCTCCGCCACTCGCTCGCCTCCACCTCCACCTCCACCTCCACCTCCGCCGCCATGGACTCCGTGGCCTCCTGGGGCCTCGCGCCGCTCGACGCCGTCGACCCGGAGATCCACGACCTGATCGAGCACGAGAAGCGCCGGCAGTGCCGCGGCATCGAGCTCATCGCCTCCGAGAACTTCACTTCCTTCGCCGTCATTGAGGCCCTCGGTAGCCCTCTCACCAACAAGTACTCCGAGGGCATGCCCGGCAACCGATACTATGGCGGCAACGAGTTCATCGACGAGATCGAGAACCTCTGCCGCGCCCGCGCCCTCACCGCTTTCCGCCTCGACCCAGCCCGCTGGGGCGTCAACGTCCAGCCGTACTCAGGCAGCCCCGCCAACTTCGCCGCCTACACCGCCGTCCTCAACCCCCACGACCGCATCATGGGCCTTGACCTCCCCTCCGGAGGCCACCTCACCCACGGCTACTACACCTCCGGTGGCAGGAAGATCTCCGCCACCTCCATCTACTTTGAGAGCTTGCCTTACAAGGTTAGCCCCGTCACCGGCTACATCGACTATGATAAGCTTGAGGAGAAGGCCCTCGACTTCCGCCCCAAGCTCATCATCTGCGGTGGGAGCGCCTACCCGAGAGACTGGGACTATGCCCGGCTCCGGTCCATTGCTGACAAGTGCGGCGCCCTCCTGCTCTGCGACATGGCTCACATTAGTGGCCTCGTTGCCGCTCAGGTATCTGCCATAATGATATTTTGAGACTTGCTTTCCTGCCAAAATGATATTTTTAGATCTGCGTCTTGTTCCCATAGGGCGGTTAACGGGGACCTTGATGCATGATAtgtggatctgattgaaattgATGAGATTTGTTTAATTGGTTGCAAGAACTAGATTAGATCTCGTGAAGTTTGGAGGTCATcaagaaaatttttggtttgTTTCTGTTCTTGTCTGATCTATTGAAGCAAGtgcctttttttaatttttatatggtCGTAAGCTCTTAATGACCTGCTTTATTTGTTTTGCTTGATCTGTCTATGCATCTCTTATGAACTgattaatgaaatatttaaaTCTACCATGCTTATAGTGTAGATTCTGGAATTGACGGCTTTGAGTAATTCATTAGTGGAGTTAATGAATTTGCTACTgattaatgaaatatttaaaTCTACCATGCTTATAGTGTAGATTCTGGAATTGACGGCTTTGAGTAATTCATTACAAAAATGAAGAGTGGAGTTAATGAATTTGCTAATTTCATCAGGTCATGTAGAGCACCTCTTTCATAAATTTAAGAATGAGACCTGAATGTTCCAATCCTAGGTTTCTTTTGTATAGATCTGTACAGTTATaatatttgctgatttaaaaaaaaagtaagttCTTGCGTTGCCAAAATTTTTTGATCTAGATGACTGTTTTATTGGACTTATGATTTTGAGGAAACAAATGAAGCAATAAACTTCATGAATATTGAAGAATGTTATCTTGATCCAACTACATGAACGAACTTCCTAAATATCCTGATCCAAGATTTCTTCTGCTAAACTGTTTTATATATACTACCTTTGGTGTGCATTGATTAAAAGGACCTAATATGAGCTTGAATTCAAATATTTCTGTGTTTAAATATCCGAATTTAGTTTGAATCATGTCCATGAGCAAACAAATGGGTATTAAAGTCTGCATGATTTTTGAAGGTTCAAATACAAtctgttatattttatttctgCATTTGAATTTTAGAAAAGCTCTATACAAGTGTTGTTTGCATGGGTCTCTCAATATTAGGGACATGAAGACTTTTGTCAGAATTAGTTGATCTGTCAATAAAGTAAGGCTCTTGAGATTTATTTTGCAGGGGCATCAATATTCTTGTTagctttaactttttttttccatgtCATGTAGGAAGCTGCAGACccatttgaattctgtgatgtgGTCACGACCACCACTCACAAGAGTCTTAGAGGGCCAAGGTCTGGCATGATCTTCTACAGGAAGGGCCCTAAGCCTCCCAAGAAGGGCCAGCCAGAAGGTGCAGTATATGATTTTGAAGATAAGATCAACTTTGCAGTGTTTCCATCCCTCCAGGGTGGTCCTCACAATCACCAAATTGCTGCTTTGGCTGTGGCCCTGAAACAGACCATGTCACCTGGGTTCAAGGCCTATGCCAAGCAGGTCAAGGCCAATGCTGTTGCTCTTGGAAACTATCTGATGAACAAGGGCTACAAGATCGTGACTGATGGGACTGAGAACCACCTTGTCCTCTGGGATCTCCGACCTCTTGGCTTAACTGGTATGACTTAGTAACTCCTTTCTGTGATAAGTTGTTCGTTTGATGTGCATAAATTCATCTTCTCCACATTAAATATTTATAGGAAACAAGGTCGAGAAGCTTTGCGACCTTTGCAACATTACAGTGAATAAAAATGCTGTGTTCGGGGATAGCAGTGCATTGTCTCCTGGTGGTGTTCGAATTGGTAAGAACTTTTCACATTTGCAGAATGCCCTTTGTTGGTATAAATTGTTTTCTTCCAGATGATTACAAGCTTTTTAAGACCATGTATCAGCTTGTGGAATCTTTGGAATAAATTATAGTGGATTTCTGTTttagaaaatttatatttagcataaatacatgataaaagaaatcaaatgatttgGCAAAAGTATAAAAAGTACacacctctt
Encoded here:
- the LOC103717174 gene encoding serine hydroxymethyltransferase 4, which gives rise to MDSVASWGLAPLDAVDPEIHDLIEHEKRRQCRGIELIASENFTSFAVIEALGSPLTNKYSEGMPGNRYYGGNEFIDEIENLCRARALTAFRLDPARWGVNVQPYSGSPANFAAYTAVLNPHDRIMGLDLPSGGHLTHGYYTSGGRKISATSIYFESLPYKVSPVTGYIDYDKLEEKALDFRPKLIICGGSAYPRDWDYARLRSIADKCGALLLCDMAHISGLVAAQEAADPFEFCDVVTTTTHKSLRGPRSGMIFYRKGPKPPKKGQPEGAVYDFEDKINFAVFPSLQGGPHNHQIAALAVALKQTMSPGFKAYAKQVKANAVALGNYLMNKGYKIVTDGTENHLVLWDLRPLGLTGNKVEKLCDLCNITVNKNAVFGDSSALSPGGVRIGTPAMTSRGLVEKDFEQIAEFLHQAVTICLSIQKEHGKLLKDFNKGLANNKDIEDLKAEVEKFASSFEMPGFQMSAMKYND